Proteins co-encoded in one Bacteroidota bacterium genomic window:
- a CDS encoding DUF4340 domain-containing protein has translation MQQKQLIWLGGSLVALLALAFASGTFGREISTVDVPALSISSEQIEHFEIVTSDSSIFTLEKQNGIWHITSPIQDVADSLTVERFTQNLDDIRLESVVSTNVKKYDSYGVGENSKHVNIAWGRNKKTFHVGDSGPDFQSFYLRMGGDSRVFLSSGRLNLPENLDTWRNKLVITLVPEIVNQIAVSTPATTYEVNRNGSVWKVVEDGDESTIESAKIMEWMDRFAPLEATAFINDMPAAEVKAEATHQIHFSMPGGGTQTIWIVDAENELAATVSGKAATFRLSPALLDTFIPDPDDLTDD, from the coding sequence ATGCAACAAAAGCAATTGATTTGGCTTGGGGGCTCTCTGGTTGCCCTGTTAGCCCTCGCGTTTGCCTCAGGCACATTTGGTAGAGAGATTTCTACGGTAGACGTGCCGGCGCTTTCTATTTCAAGCGAACAAATTGAGCACTTTGAAATCGTCACCAGCGACTCTTCCATCTTTACCCTGGAAAAGCAAAACGGCATTTGGCATATTACGAGCCCCATTCAGGATGTTGCCGATAGCCTGACCGTTGAACGGTTTACCCAAAACCTCGACGACATCCGGCTCGAATCGGTGGTGTCAACCAATGTCAAAAAGTATGACAGCTATGGCGTCGGCGAAAACAGTAAACATGTAAACATCGCCTGGGGCCGCAACAAAAAAACATTTCACGTCGGAGATAGTGGACCAGACTTTCAGTCATTCTACCTGCGTATGGGGGGCGACAGCAGGGTATTCCTTTCCAGCGGCCGGCTAAACTTGCCAGAAAACCTCGACACCTGGCGCAATAAGCTGGTCATCACCCTGGTACCCGAAATTGTAAACCAGATTGCTGTTTCCACGCCGGCCACAACATACGAAGTAAACCGCAATGGCAGCGTTTGGAAAGTTGTAGAAGATGGGGATGAAAGCACAATTGAATCGGCTAAAATTATGGAGTGGATGGATAGGTTTGCACCACTCGAAGCAACGGCTTTTATTAACGATATGCCGGCAGCAGAAGTCAAAGCAGAGGCAACACACCAAATCCATTTTAGCATGCCGGGCGGTGGTACCCAGACCATCTGGATTGTTGATGCTGAAAACGAATTGGCCGCTACTGTGAGTGGCAAGGCAGCCACGTTCCGCTTATCTCCCGCCCTACTAGATACATTTATACCCGACCCCGACGACCTCACTGACGATTAA